ACAATTGTAACCGATCCAGGGCTCTTTTCAAACGTACATTAGACCGCACGATGCCCACATAACTGCTCATCACTTCCTTCAGTTCCTTAATGCTTTGGGTGATGAGCACCATTTCATTGGGATCCGTAGTCCCACTGGCATTCCAATCGGGAATACCGACGGCATATTCTGTCTGGTCAATGGTATCCACCACATCCAGGTGTATCCTGTGAGCAAAGACCAAAGCCTCAAGCAATGAATTGGAAGCCAGGCGATTGGCTCCATGCAGTCCGGTACTGGTGCATTCTCCGCAAGCATAGAGATTTTTGATCGAGCTGCGGCCCATTTCATCGGTCCTGATCCCTCCACACATATAATGGCAGGCCGGCACAACAGGGATCATATCTTTTGCGGGATTGATCCCAATGCTGAGACACTTATCCAATATCGTCGGGAAATGAGCCTTGAATGCCTCCATATCCAGGTGGCGGCAATCGAGGAACATGCACTCTTCCCCTTGAATTTTCATCTCATTATCGATGGCTCGGGCGACAATATCTCGGGGTGCAAGCGACTCGCGGGGATCGTATTTCTCCATAAAAGTTTTGCCGTCGCGCTGTTTTAAAATGGCCCCAAATCCTCTGACGGCTTCAGAAACCAGAAAAGAAGGATTTTCTCCCGCCGGGTTGAACAAAGCAGTAGGATGAAACTGAACGAATTCCATATTCCCCAGGTGTCCCTTTGCACGATACATCATGGCAATACCATCTCCTGTTGCAATAACCGGGTTGGTGGTATTCCGGTAAACCTGGCCGGCGCCTCCCGTGGCTACAACGGTTTGACGGGCGAGGATGGTTTCCATTTCTTTGGTATCCTTGTTCAGCACATAGGCGCCATAACATTCGATATCTTCCGTCAACCGGGTAACCGTAAACCCAAGATGGTGCTGAGTAATAAAATCCACGGCAAAATAGTGCTCATGGATTTCCAGGTTTGGCATCGCGTCGGCTTTGGCCAGCAACGCCCGTTGGATTTCCCAGCCGGTAAGGTCTTTATAATGTAATATGCGATTCTCAGAATGCCCGCCTTCCCGGCCAAGGTCGTATTTATTGGCATCATTTTTATCAAAACGGGTACCCCACTCTATGATCTCGCGCACCCGTTGCGGCCCCTCCGAAGTAACAATTTCCACAGCCTTTAAATTGCATAGGCCATCCCCGGCATCCAGGGTGTCATTGACATGTTTCTGAAGGTTATCTTTATCATCGTTCCAAACTGCGGCTACTCCTCCCTGTGCATAACGGGTATTGCTTTCATTTTCCTCCGTTTTGGTGAGTACCATTATTTTAAGATCCTTACGCTTTTCAGCAATTTTGATGGCAGTAGTCAGTCCGCCTATACCAGCGCCAATGACAAGGATATCTGTTTTGATCATTTGTTCATTATTTTAGGCATGATAAAATGCCTTTAAAATTCGATGCAAGATAATTAAATTCGTTTAGCCAGACCCAAAAAGTCATACAACAATGAGCAAGGGAAACTTCCCCAATCAAACCCTATGGATTAGCATCATCCGGCCAGTAAATGTGATATTTATCACCATAAAAAATAAAGCTTTTCAATACCTTCGTGGCCAAATTGGGTCATTGGACCATAAAAAACAGAAAAACACAACAAAATATTGTGGTCTTAATTGCCCAATTACCTGAACTACATGAATAAACAACCCTGCTTTTGTAAGGTTTAATGCTATTTCAATGAAAATCAAAGAATTGCTGCCGATCACCGATTGGTTGCCCAAATACAACAAAGATCTTTTTAAAGGAGACCTTGCCGCCGGGTTGACGGTGGGCGTGATGCTGATCCCACAGGGAATGGCCTATGCCCTTATCGCCGGGTTGCCCCCCATTTACGGGTTATATGCCTCCACGATTCCGATCATTTTATATTCCATTTTTGGCACCTCGCGTCAGCTGGCTGTGGGACCTGTGGCCATGGTATCCCTATTGACAGCTGCAGGCATCGGGGCATTGGCACCGGAAGCCGGCAGTGCAATTTATATCGGCCTGGCCATCGCCCTGACCCTTTTTGTGGGAGTCATCCAGCTGCTTTTAGGGGTGTTTAAACTCGGTTTCCTCGTGAACTTCCTCTCCCACCCTGTCATCAGCGGATTTACTTCTGCTGCGGCCCTGATCATTGGGTTAAGTCAGTTGAAACATTTACTGGGAATCAATATCGGAGGAAGCCACCATATCCACGAAATCATCCTGGAAGCCATTGAAAAATTTGATATCGGCCAGTGGCCTACCATTTTGCTTTCTCTTGGGGGTATTGCTGTCATTATCGGCATCAAAAAAATAAACAAAGCTATTCCCGGCACGCTGGTGGCGGTAATCCTTGGAATTATTGCCGTATGGGCGTTGGGCCTAAACCAGATGGGGGTTAAAATCGTAGGCGAGGTGCCCTCCGGATTACCAAAATTTGCGATGCCCGCTATCGACATGCAATCCATGAGTGAATTACTGATCATAGCCCTGACCATTTCCCTGGTGAGTTTCATGGAAAGTATTGCCGTAGCCAAGGCCATTCAGGCCAGACACAAAAATTACCAGGTGGTCCCTAACCAGGAACTGATCGCTTTGGGAGTAGCCAACATAGGGGGGGCATTTTTCCAGTCCTACCCGGTTACTGGCGGGTTTTCCAGAACAGCAGTGAACGACCAGGCCGGAGCGAATACCGGTATGGCAGGCATCATCAGTGCCCTGCTCATCGTCATTACCCTCTTGTTTCTCACCCCGTTATTCTACTATTTACCTAAAGCCATTCTCGCTTCAGTCATCATGGTCGCCGTTTTCGGGTTGATCGATATCAAAGAAGCGATCCATTTATGGAAGAGCAACCGTACTGATTTCTGGATGCTGATCGTAACTTTCCTGGGCACCCTCTCTCTGGGTATCGAGCAGGGAATAGGGTTGGGAGTTGTACTGTCTTTGGTGATGGTCATTTTCCGGACCACCCGCCCCCATTTTGCTGAATTGGGTAAAGTCCCGGGAACCCACTTTTACAGGAATGTCGAGCGCTTCCAAAACCTCGAACAAAGGGATGAAATATTGATCATGCGTTTTGATGCCCAGTTATATTTTGCCAACATCAATTATTTTAAAGACAACCTCTATGCCCTAAGTAAGAAAAAATGCGATGCCTTAAAACTGATCATCGTCGATTGCGAGGCCATGAACAATATGGACAGCAGTGCTGTACATGCCGTCGATGACCTGATGGACGATTACAACTCCAGGGGAATTGATGTCGTTTTTTCCGGGGTAAAGGGGCCTATACGCGATGCCCTCGAAAAAGGGAACCTTACCGGAAAGATCGGGAAAGATCACTTTTTTATGAGTATCCAGGAGGCCGTGGACTACCATGATCAAAAATATTCGGATTCGTTAAACCGGGAACATAAATTTTCTGAATACACCTTACAATCCGATGTTTAAATTCAATTCAGACTGGACTTTATTCCTCGACAGGGACGGCGTGATCAACCGAAGATTGCCGGGCAAGTACGTTCGCAGTGTGGCTGAATTCGAATTCCTGCCCAATGTACCTGACGCAATAGCTGTTTTTACCCAAATATTCGGCCGGGTGATCGTGGTGACGAACCAGCAGGGCATCGGAAAAGGATTGATGACCGAGCAAGACCTTGAGATCATTCATCAGTATATGTTCAAAAAAATAGAAGCATTCGGGGGACAAATAGAAGCCGCTTATTTTTGCCCGGATTTACGCGATGCCCCCTTTTCCTGCAGGAAACCTGAACCGGTCATGGCCCTTTGGGCCCAGAGAGATTTTCCGGAAATCCGGTTTAAAAAATCCGCCATGGTGGGTGATTCACTGAGTGATATGTTTTTCGGACGAACCCTGGGCATGCAAACCATTTTTGTGGAAACCAACCCGGAGGAAGTCGTCAAGGTTTTGGAGCAGGAAAGAGCCGACAAGCGATTTAAGATAGATTTAAAGGTTTCCGGCCTTTCGGAACTGGCAGAAATGATCCGTTCCTGAATTTTAACAAAAGAAAAAATAATCGCGCCCGTTTTGTTTGCCCAATTGATTTAAATAAGCCCGGATCTCCTGCTGATCCTGTGGGTTCCCGACGGCAATAATGATCTGCGGAGAGGACATTTCTGCTATCCGCTCAACGGGTTCGAAAACGACACCATTCACTTTGTGCCCCCATTTTGAGGGGCTGTTGCACAACCACCGGAATTCTTTTTTACGCCCGGAAAGCATAGAGGCCAGTTGTTTTCCTTTATTGCCGGCTCCCCACAATACCAGGGGCATTTCTTCCATACGATCCAGCTCAAGAAACCGGGGAAGCTTCAAACTAAAATACTGCTGGTTGGCATAATGGGGGTCATTCCTCGAACTTCGCCCCGCGTGATCCCGCCAGTAATGAAGCACTTCGGGGCTCCCCACTGGGTTCAATCCTTTTTTATAAAAACGAAAACACAGGTCGTAATCTTCCGGATAAGTATCCGATGAAAAGGCCCCGCAACTTTCAAGATCCTGTTTCCACAACATCCAGCAAGGGGAAGGAATCACGCATTCCCGGTAAATTTCATTAAAATGATCGTTTTTATCCACCCGTTGGTTCAACCACTCTTCATACCTCAGGTAACCTCCTCCCAGCCGGGTTTCGGAGATATACTTCACTTTTCCCGTGGCCAGGGTTCCCAAACCGTTTTGAAGTAGAATTCTTTTGAGGGCTTCAAGTTTCCCCGGCATCATGATATCATCAGCATCCATGCGGGTGATGAGTTGTCCCGTACTTTGTGAAAAGGCCAGCCGCAGGGCGGGAATAATGCCTTTTTCGGTATTGTTCAGCACTTTGATCCGCGGATCCTTTGCGGTATAGGTTTCCAACAAAACACCGCTCTCATCTTCGGAAAAGTCGTTCACGGCAATGAGTTCCCAATGCTGTTCGGTTTGCTGCAAAACAGCCTCCAGGCAATCCCTTAAAAAGGGCAATGCATTATATACAGGCACTAAAATGCTTATTTTCGGATCCGACTGATTCATGTTGTAAAACGGTGTAAAGTTAATGGTCAAAATTCAGCTAAAGTAAAAGTTGCCCATCCTTATTGCTCCAAATCTGCCCAAACGATTTTTCCGATTTTATTTTGCCCGGCCACCCAGGCCGTTTTGTTGCTGTTGCCAAACCGAATGGTATAAAAACTTTTATCACTAAGGGGCGCCCAGCTGTTCCCACCATCCTGTGACCAGCAGATGCCCGGGATGCCTGCCGCCACCAGGATTTTGCCGTTGCCATCAGGAGCATACTGTACACAGGAACGATAGCCGGGAAAATAACCTTCAGCCACCAGATACCAGGAATGACCTCCATCATTGGTCAAGGCTTTATTTTGAGTGTTCTGGTCCTGTTTTTCCCAATTGCCTCCAAAGATGATCCCATGTTGGTCATCCCAAAAATCGCAGGAAAAAATACCGGTCATCTGCTCTCCTGCGATAATCGGGGTGTTAAAAACTTCCCAGGTGCGGCCTCTGTCCGGCGAATGAAAAACCCTTGCTTTTTTGCCTCCACTTACAATCCATGCGTGATCTCCATAAAGAGCAATATTGGAATTGCTGGCGGCGAAAGCCGCTTCCCCATCCGCTGTCGGAGGCAGATTCTTACCATCCACTTTTTCCCAGGTATTTCCGCCATCCCGTGTGATAATAACCGACAAAAACCCTTCTGTCGGATCTCCCATGGCGATGCCTTCTTTTGCGTCCCAGAAAGCCATCGCATCATAAAAAGCGGCCGGATGATCCTCCCGGTAAACGACCTCCCAGTTTTTTCCTTTATCCACAGATTTATACAATAAGGCCGGGGAACCTATG
This sequence is a window from Lewinellaceae bacterium. Protein-coding genes within it:
- the nadB gene encoding L-aspartate oxidase; translated protein: MIKTDILVIGAGIGGLTTAIKIAEKRKDLKIMVLTKTEENESNTRYAQGGVAAVWNDDKDNLQKHVNDTLDAGDGLCNLKAVEIVTSEGPQRVREIIEWGTRFDKNDANKYDLGREGGHSENRILHYKDLTGWEIQRALLAKADAMPNLEIHEHYFAVDFITQHHLGFTVTRLTEDIECYGAYVLNKDTKEMETILARQTVVATGGAGQVYRNTTNPVIATGDGIAMMYRAKGHLGNMEFVQFHPTALFNPAGENPSFLVSEAVRGFGAILKQRDGKTFMEKYDPRESLAPRDIVARAIDNEMKIQGEECMFLDCRHLDMEAFKAHFPTILDKCLSIGINPAKDMIPVVPACHYMCGGIRTDEMGRSSIKNLYACGECTSTGLHGANRLASNSLLEALVFAHRIHLDVVDTIDQTEYAVGIPDWNASGTTDPNEMVLITQSIKELKEVMSSYVGIVRSNVRLKRALDRLQLLYKETEELYLTTVLSPQLCELRNLITIAYLVSRAASMRKESRGLHYTTDYPEKQHFIQESIL
- a CDS encoding solute carrier family 26 protein; translated protein: MKIKELLPITDWLPKYNKDLFKGDLAAGLTVGVMLIPQGMAYALIAGLPPIYGLYASTIPIILYSIFGTSRQLAVGPVAMVSLLTAAGIGALAPEAGSAIYIGLAIALTLFVGVIQLLLGVFKLGFLVNFLSHPVISGFTSAAALIIGLSQLKHLLGINIGGSHHIHEIILEAIEKFDIGQWPTILLSLGGIAVIIGIKKINKAIPGTLVAVILGIIAVWALGLNQMGVKIVGEVPSGLPKFAMPAIDMQSMSELLIIALTISLVSFMESIAVAKAIQARHKNYQVVPNQELIALGVANIGGAFFQSYPVTGGFSRTAVNDQAGANTGMAGIISALLIVITLLFLTPLFYYLPKAILASVIMVAVFGLIDIKEAIHLWKSNRTDFWMLIVTFLGTLSLGIEQGIGLGVVLSLVMVIFRTTRPHFAELGKVPGTHFYRNVERFQNLEQRDEILIMRFDAQLYFANINYFKDNLYALSKKKCDALKLIIVDCEAMNNMDSSAVHAVDDLMDDYNSRGIDVVFSGVKGPIRDALEKGNLTGKIGKDHFFMSIQEAVDYHDQKYSDSLNREHKFSEYTLQSDV
- a CDS encoding HAD-IIIA family hydrolase; amino-acid sequence: MFKFNSDWTLFLDRDGVINRRLPGKYVRSVAEFEFLPNVPDAIAVFTQIFGRVIVVTNQQGIGKGLMTEQDLEIIHQYMFKKIEAFGGQIEAAYFCPDLRDAPFSCRKPEPVMALWAQRDFPEIRFKKSAMVGDSLSDMFFGRTLGMQTIFVETNPEEVVKVLEQERADKRFKIDLKVSGLSELAEMIRS
- a CDS encoding glycosyltransferase family 2 protein codes for the protein MNQSDPKISILVPVYNALPFLRDCLEAVLQQTEQHWELIAVNDFSEDESGVLLETYTAKDPRIKVLNNTEKGIIPALRLAFSQSTGQLITRMDADDIMMPGKLEALKRILLQNGLGTLATGKVKYISETRLGGGYLRYEEWLNQRVDKNDHFNEIYRECVIPSPCWMLWKQDLESCGAFSSDTYPEDYDLCFRFYKKGLNPVGSPEVLHYWRDHAGRSSRNDPHYANQQYFSLKLPRFLELDRMEEMPLVLWGAGNKGKQLASMLSGRKKEFRWLCNSPSKWGHKVNGVVFEPVERIAEMSSPQIIIAVGNPQDQQEIRAYLNQLGKQNGRDYFFFC
- a CDS encoding oxidoreductase, translating into MKIKNKWGTFIIFWALTIGVGPGCKENATVDIASEKILDSLAIQQIDTFFVASSIRALEVVNDQTVWFAGSEGRFGFTEDDGKSWTIDSIRTDTIVPHFRAISVTEEAVFLLCIGSPALLYKSVDKGKNWEVVYREDHPAAFYDAMAFWDAKEGIAMGDPTEGFLSVIITRDGGNTWEKVDGKNLPPTADGEAAFAASNSNIALYGDHAWIVSGGKKARVFHSPDRGRTWEVFNTPIIAGEQMTGIFSCDFWDDQHGIIFGGNWEKQDQNTQNKALTNDGGHSWYLVAEGYFPGYRSCVQYAPDGNGKILVAAGIPGICWSQDGGNSWAPLSDKSFYTIRFGNSNKTAWVAGQNKIGKIVWADLEQ